In one Drosophila pseudoobscura strain MV-25-SWS-2005 chromosome X, UCI_Dpse_MV25, whole genome shotgun sequence genomic region, the following are encoded:
- the Gale gene encoding UDP-glucose 4-epimerase, with protein MAPPTVLVTGGAGYIGSHTVLEMLNAGYNVICVDNLCNAYSSGAKLPEALSRVQEITGKKVHFYRADITDRDQVRAIFQEHKIDMVCHFAALKAVGESCRIPLQYYHNNMTGTNVLLEAMADNNVFKFVYSSSATVYGEPKFLPVTEEHPTGNCTSPYGKTKYFTEEILKDLCKSDKRWAVVSLRYFNPVGAHISGRIGEDPNGEPNNLMPYIAQVAVGRRASLNVYGSDFPTKDGTGVRDYIHIVDLAEGHVKALDKLRNIAETGFFAYNLGTGVGYSVLDMVHGFEKASGKKIAYVLVDRRSGDVATCYADATLAEKKLGWKAYRGIDKMCEDTWRWQSQNPNGYANK; from the exons ATGGCACCACCTACTGTCCTGGTAACCGGCGGAGCTGGCTACATTGGCTCCCACACAGTCCTGGAGATGCTCAACGCTGGCTACAACGTCATCTGCGTGGACAATCTCTGCAATGCGTACAGCAGCGGCGCCAAGCTGCCGGAGGCATTGAGTCGCGTACAGGAGATTACCGGCAAGAAAGTGCACTTCTATCGAGCTGATATCACGGATCGGGACCAAGTACGAGCTATTTTCCAGGAG CACAAGATCGACATGGTTTGCCATTTTGCTGCACTCAAGGCTGTCGGCGAGTCCTGCCGCATCCCGCTGCAGTACTACCACAACAACATGACCGGGACGAATGTACTGCTGGAAGCCATGGCCGACAACAACGTGTTCAAGTTCGTGTACAGCTCCAGTGCCACTGTCTACGGGGAGCCGAAGTTCCTGCCCGTGACGGAAGAACACCCCACGGGCAATTGCACATCGCCCTATGGAAAAACCAAATACTTTACTGAGGAGATTCTTAAGGATCTGTGCAAGTCCGATAAG CGATGGGCCGTAGTCTCTTTGCGGTACTTCAATCCCGTGGGCGCTCACATCAGCGGTCGTATCGGCGAGGATCCCAACGGCGAGCCCAATAACCTGATGCCCTATATTGCCCAGGTGGCCGTGGGGCGACGCGCCAGCCTGAATGTCTACGGCAGCGACTTCCCCACCAAGGACGGCACCGGAGTGCGCGACTACATACACATTGTGGACCTGGCCGAGGGTCATGTGAAGGCCCTGGACAAGCTGCGCAACATTGCAGAGACTGGATTCTTCGCATACAATTTGGGCACTGGCGTAGGATACTCCGTGCTAGACATGGTGCATGGCTTCGAGAAGGCATCCGGCAAGAAAATTGCTTACGTCCTGGTGGACCGTCGATCGGGGGATGTGGCCACATGCTATGCGGATGCCACGCTGGCGGAGAAGAAGCTGGGGTGGAAGGCATATCGTGGCATCGACAAGATGTGCGAGGATACGTGGCGCTGGCAGAGTCAAAACCCGAATGGATACGCCAACAAATAG
- the LOC4812543 gene encoding tax1-binding protein 3 homolog, producing the protein MAKMAFQHQAGTAMECLSIPITLHKEKDYDQEGREILKCGFKIGGGIDQDYKKSPQGYTDYGIYVTEVHEGSPAARAGLRIHDKILQCNGYDFTMVTHKKAVSYIRKNPILNMLVARKGVTST; encoded by the exons ATGGCGAAAATGGCATTTCAGCATCAGGCAGGCACTGCTATGGAGTGTTTAAGC ATTCCCATAACGCTGCACAAGGAGAAGGACTATGATCAGGAGGGGCGCGAGATACTCAAGTGCGGATTCAAAATCGGTGGTGGCATCGATCAGGACTATAAGAAGAGCCCACAGGGCTATACGGACTAC GGCATATACGTCACAGAGGTGCATGAGGGAAGTCCTGCGGCACGGGCAGGACTGCGCATCCACGACAAAATACTCCAGTGCAATGGCTACGACTTCACAATGGTTACACATAAAAAGGCCGTCAGCTACATTCGGAAAAACCCAATCCTTAACATGCTGGTGGCCCGCAAGGGCGTCACCTCCACATAA
- the MED30 gene encoding mediator of RNA polymerase II transcription subunit 30 gives MWKYGQNQGNQGPAGGGGGAPNMMPMGGFMQGGGGMQGGGGMQHGNMPQMHMTPQQQQQQQQMNMMGGPGGMQMNPNAVGPTGLMPGMSPQHQMQQQQQMMQGVPMSMPPQQAMQQQMMGPQQGLGMGGSSGPQQQQQLQQQQQQSNLQQQQQQHNVGSGGAPGAGGVGNNMLAISQPNPHKEINIVQLSRLGQETVQDIASRFQEVFSALKNIQPTSHRDNNTEKKVQEYFRTIRLLFKRVRIIYDKCNDAVMDYMNAESLIPYKDEPEPRIETSQCDEYRKVLQENHEYIETVKLKNRQLREIIDRTRIIIWEINTMLAMRRS, from the coding sequence ATGTGGAAATACGGACAGAATCAGGGCAACCAGGGTCCTGCAGGCGGCGGTGGAGGAGCACCAAACATGATGCCCATGGGCGGATTCATGCAAGGCGGCGGTGGCATGCAAGGCGGCGGTGGCATGCAACACGGTAACATGCCGCAAATGCATATgacgccgcagcagcaacaacaacagcagcaaatgaACATGATGGGAGGACCGGGCGGTATGCAAATGAACCCCAACGCCGTTGGTCCGACCGGGCTTATGCCAGGCATGTCTCCGCAGCaccaaatgcagcagcagcagcagatgatgCAAGGCGTCCCCATGTCCATGCCTCCGCAACAGGCCATGCAACAGCAAATGATGGGCCCACAGCAAGGCTTGGGAATGGGCGGCAGCTCGGGTcctcaacaacagcagcagctacaacaacaacagcagcaatcaaatcttcagcaacaacaacaacaacacaatgTTGGATCAGGTGGAGCCCCCGGCGCTGGAGGTGTCGGCAACAATATGCTAGCCATTTCGCAGCCAAATCCACACAAAGAGATCAACATAGTGCAACTATCACGGCTGGGCCAGGAGACAGTGCAGGACATTGCATCGCGCTTCCAGGAGGTGTTCTCAGCCCTCAAGAACATACAGCCCACCTCGCATCGAGACAATAACACGGAGAAGAAGGTGCAGGAATACTTCCGCACGATCCGTTTGCTCTTTAAGCGGGTGCGCATCATCTACGACAAGTGCAACGATGCCGTAATGGACTACATGAATGCCgagagtctcattccatacaagGACGAGCCGGAGCCAAGGATTGAGACTTCCCAGTGCGACGAATACCGCAAGGTACTGCAGGAGAATCACGAGTACATCGAGACTGTGAAACTGAAAAACCGACAGCTGCGCGAGATAATTGACAGAACCCGCATCATAATCTGGGAGATTAACACAATGCTGGCGATGCGCCGATCCTAG
- the Rev1 gene encoding DNA repair protein REV1 isoform X1 yields the protein MADEDDNGFGEWGGYFEAKKSKLEEQFAAASDPFRKSNLFQGISIFVNGLTNPSANELKQIMMVHGGIYHHYERPHTKFIIASNLPDVKVRNMNTSKIISAQYIVDCLENKRVLDYKPYLLYTNQKTTQPRLHFGKGKNTSRTNESMAVPKSETAAEPPLVEPVEADLSNILNNLQQVVATSPKNETAAKAAVEVSVISNNSARTAVDPAFLSEFYKNSRLHHIATLGAGFKQYVCELRQANGGKPFPKRDELRSVLSCDQVMNMSAASVLYIMHIDMDCFFVSVGLRSHPEWRGLPIAVTHSKGGNAATDVPVHPQADRQAELKLFAERFEHQLHDNIRADKVRSGFDKKMSLSEIASCSYEARAKGIRNGMFVGQALKLCPELKTIPYDFEGYKEVAFALYDTVAQYTLNIEAVSCDEMFVDLTDLVEDLQVDVMSFVAHLREEVRNKTGCPCSAGVGTNKLLARMATKRAKPDGQYLLGPGTDVLGYMAPTALETLPGVGSSLRHKLEQAGLRNCADVQRTSLQTLESVVGKKLALTLYENCRGIDTRPLVYEQKRKTVSAEVNYGIRFTNNSECETFLRQLSAEVTTRLTDIKRKAKSIGLKVMVRAAEAPIEASKFMGHGVCDTINKSFILAHATDDVNVITSHVLRLMKESGLPPHELRGIGIHLSKLSEATEVKKDNVLLQMFEKMSEKRKGEPTVEVHEEPEPTVFKEKENDLEFKKPQDLPSVWDTVGWKNSANKSLDKSPVNVSDRLGNTTIDMEVFAQLPEYIRREVLENMDEHLIARSSGHSDRTRKNPIGGRRSSMPCPPSSLPRMENNCSTFPVPKDADGPLELLRAVKPTTAALMLNGLQNHLLGSNYKSMLADWVSNEQYPNPTDILMINSKLSELAQSKQMGRIYDIMKHLCRLIKKKRDNVCEWHMAYKVIEESVQHQLMAIESYMLKLPDTISCVICHKM from the exons ATGGCTGACGAAGACGACAATGGATTTGGCGAGTGG GGCGGGTACTTCGAGGCCAAGAAGTCAAAACTCGAAGAACAATTTGCGGCCGCCAGCGATCCATTTCGCAAGTCAAATTTATTTCAAggcatttcaattttcgtgAATGGATTGACGAATCCATCAGCCAACGAGCTGAAGCAAATTATGATGGTCCATGGCGGGATATACCACCACTACGAAAGGCCGCATACGAAGTTCATCATAGCGTCCAATCTGCCTGACGTCAAGGTGCGCAATATGAACACAAGCAAAATAATAAGCGCCCAATACATCGTGGATTGTTTGGAAAATAAGCGGGTGTTGGATTACAAGCCATATCTGCTGTACACTAATCAGAAAACCACTCAGCCGAGACTTCACTTCGGGAAAGGCAAAAACACGAGTAGAACCAATGAAAGTATGGCAGTGCCCAAGTCTGAGACTGCAGCCGAGCCGCCATTAGTAGAGCCCGTCGAGGCTGACCTGAGCAACATTCTGAACAACCTACAGCAGGTTGTTGCCACCTCTCCCAAGAATGAGACAGCAGCTAAAGCTGCTGTAGAAGTGTCTGTGATATCCAACAACAGCGCCCGCACTGCCGTCGATCCAGCTTTTCTCAGCGAGTTTTACAAGAACTCACGTCTGCATCACATTGCCACACTTGGAGCGGGATTCAAGCAGTATGTCTGCGAGCTGCGTCAGGCGAATGGCGGCAAGCCATTTCCCAAACGGGACGAACTAAGATCCGTCCTCAGTTGCGACCAGGTCATGAATATGTCCGCGGCCTCAGTACTCTATATCATGCACATTGACATGGATTGTTTCTTTGTGTCCGTCGGTTTGAGATCTCATCCGGAGTGGCGCGGCCTGCCAATTGCTGTAACACATTCAAAGGGAGGCAATGCAGCCACCGACGTACCAGTTCATCCGCAAGCCGATCGCCAGGCTGAGCTGAAGCTCTTCGCCGAGCGCTTCGAGCATCAACTGCACGACAATATCCGTGCGGACAAAGTTCGTTCTGGCTTCGACAAGAAAATGTCCCTCTCAGAGATCGCATCCTGCAGCTACGAGGCTCGTGCCAAAGGCATCCGCAATGGCATGTTCGTGGGCCAGGCCCTGAAGCTCTGCCCCGAACTAAAGACAATCCCCTATGACTTTGAGGGATACAAGGAGGTGGCCTTTGCCTTGTACGATACGGTGGCCCAATACACCTTGAACATCGAGGCGGTGAGCTGTGACGAGATGTTTGTGGACCTCACTGATCTGGTTGAGGATCTCCAAGTGGATGTGATGTCCTTTGTAGCTCATCTCAGAGAGGAGGTTCGCAACAAAACGGGATGTCCCTGCTCTGCGGGAGTGGGCACTAACAA ATTGCTTGCTCGCATGGCAACCAAGAGGGCCAAGCCAGACGGACAGTACTTACTGGGTCCAGGCACCGATGTGTTGGGCTACATGGCCCCAACAGCTCTGGAAACACTGCCGGGCGTGGGCTCCAGCCTCCGCCACAAACTCGAGCAGGCAGGTCTGCGGAACTGTGCTGATGTGCAGAGGACATCGTTACAGACGCTTGAATCGGTGGTGGGTAAAAAATTGGCTCTGACATTGTACGAGAACTGTCGTGGCATTGATACACGCCCTTTGGTCTATGAACAG AAACGCAAGACAGTGTCCGCTGAGGTCAACTATGGGATTCGGTTCACTAATAACAGCGAGTGCGAGACATTTTTGCGCCAACTCAGCGCCGAAGTGACCACGCGTCTAACTGATATCAAACGAAAAGCCAAATCGATCGGCTTGAAGGTCATGGTGCGAGCCGCCGAGGCTCCCATCGAGGCGTCCAAGTTTATGGGCCATGGTGTTTGTGACACCATCAACAAATCATTTATACTAGCCCATGCCACTGACGACGTTAATGTGATCACATCACATGTCCTTAGGCTGATGAAAGAGTCTGGCCTGCCTCCGCATGAGCTACGTGGAATAGGCATACATCTGAGTAAGCTTTCAGAGGCCACCGAAGTGAAAAAGGATAATGTTCTATTGCAGATGTTTGAGAAAATGTCCGAGAAGCGAAAGG GTGAACCCACCGTGGAAGTACATGAGGAGCCGGAGCCTACTGTATTCAAAGAGAAGGAGAATGATTTGGAGTTTAAAAAACCACAAGACTTGCCATCTGTATGGGATACAGTAGGATGGAAGAATTCTGCCAATAAATCACTTGATAAATCACCGGTCAATGTCTCCGATCGATTAGGTAATACAACGATTGATATGGAGGTTTTCGCCCAGCTGCCGGAGTATATTCGCCGTGAGGTGCTCGAAAATATGGACGAACATCTCATAGCCAGGAGCTCGGGGCATTCTGACAGAACGCGTAAAAATCCAATAGGAGGTCGTCGCTCGTCCATGCCGTGTCCGCCGTCGTCGCTGCCGCGGATGGAAAACAATTGCTCGACATTCCCAGTACCCAAAGACGCAGATGGGCCCCTAGAACTACTGCGTGCAGTGAAGCCCACAACCGCGGCACTGATGCTCAATGGGCTTCAAAACCATCTTCTAGGCAGTAACTACAAATCCATGCTGGCCGATTGGGTCAGCAATGAACAGTATCCCAACCCAACAGACATCCTTATGATAAATAGCAAGCTGTCCGAATTGGCCCAAAGCAAACAGATGGGTCGGATTTATGACATAATGAAGCATCTGTGCAG GCTCATCAAAAAGAAGCGCGACAACGTTTGCGAATGGCACATGGCCTACAAAGTCATCGAAGAAAGTGTCCAGCATCAGCTAATGGCGATTGAGAGCTATATGTTGAAGCTTCCAGATACGATTAGCTGCGTCATTTGTCATAAAATGTGA
- the Rev1 gene encoding DNA repair protein REV1 isoform X2, giving the protein MATKRAKPDGQYLLGPGTDVLGYMAPTALETLPGVGSSLRHKLEQAGLRNCADVQRTSLQTLESVVGKKLALTLYENCRGIDTRPLVYEQKRKTVSAEVNYGIRFTNNSECETFLRQLSAEVTTRLTDIKRKAKSIGLKVMVRAAEAPIEASKFMGHGVCDTINKSFILAHATDDVNVITSHVLRLMKESGLPPHELRGIGIHLSKLSEATEVKKDNVLLQMFEKMSEKRKGEPTVEVHEEPEPTVFKEKENDLEFKKPQDLPSVWDTVGWKNSANKSLDKSPVNVSDRLGNTTIDMEVFAQLPEYIRREVLENMDEHLIARSSGHSDRTRKNPIGGRRSSMPCPPSSLPRMENNCSTFPVPKDADGPLELLRAVKPTTAALMLNGLQNHLLGSNYKSMLADWVSNEQYPNPTDILMINSKLSELAQSKQMGRIYDIMKHLCRLIKKKRDNVCEWHMAYKVIEESVQHQLMAIESYMLKLPDTISCVICHKM; this is encoded by the exons ATGGCAACCAAGAGGGCCAAGCCAGACGGACAGTACTTACTGGGTCCAGGCACCGATGTGTTGGGCTACATGGCCCCAACAGCTCTGGAAACACTGCCGGGCGTGGGCTCCAGCCTCCGCCACAAACTCGAGCAGGCAGGTCTGCGGAACTGTGCTGATGTGCAGAGGACATCGTTACAGACGCTTGAATCGGTGGTGGGTAAAAAATTGGCTCTGACATTGTACGAGAACTGTCGTGGCATTGATACACGCCCTTTGGTCTATGAACAG AAACGCAAGACAGTGTCCGCTGAGGTCAACTATGGGATTCGGTTCACTAATAACAGCGAGTGCGAGACATTTTTGCGCCAACTCAGCGCCGAAGTGACCACGCGTCTAACTGATATCAAACGAAAAGCCAAATCGATCGGCTTGAAGGTCATGGTGCGAGCCGCCGAGGCTCCCATCGAGGCGTCCAAGTTTATGGGCCATGGTGTTTGTGACACCATCAACAAATCATTTATACTAGCCCATGCCACTGACGACGTTAATGTGATCACATCACATGTCCTTAGGCTGATGAAAGAGTCTGGCCTGCCTCCGCATGAGCTACGTGGAATAGGCATACATCTGAGTAAGCTTTCAGAGGCCACCGAAGTGAAAAAGGATAATGTTCTATTGCAGATGTTTGAGAAAATGTCCGAGAAGCGAAAGG GTGAACCCACCGTGGAAGTACATGAGGAGCCGGAGCCTACTGTATTCAAAGAGAAGGAGAATGATTTGGAGTTTAAAAAACCACAAGACTTGCCATCTGTATGGGATACAGTAGGATGGAAGAATTCTGCCAATAAATCACTTGATAAATCACCGGTCAATGTCTCCGATCGATTAGGTAATACAACGATTGATATGGAGGTTTTCGCCCAGCTGCCGGAGTATATTCGCCGTGAGGTGCTCGAAAATATGGACGAACATCTCATAGCCAGGAGCTCGGGGCATTCTGACAGAACGCGTAAAAATCCAATAGGAGGTCGTCGCTCGTCCATGCCGTGTCCGCCGTCGTCGCTGCCGCGGATGGAAAACAATTGCTCGACATTCCCAGTACCCAAAGACGCAGATGGGCCCCTAGAACTACTGCGTGCAGTGAAGCCCACAACCGCGGCACTGATGCTCAATGGGCTTCAAAACCATCTTCTAGGCAGTAACTACAAATCCATGCTGGCCGATTGGGTCAGCAATGAACAGTATCCCAACCCAACAGACATCCTTATGATAAATAGCAAGCTGTCCGAATTGGCCCAAAGCAAACAGATGGGTCGGATTTATGACATAATGAAGCATCTGTGCAG GCTCATCAAAAAGAAGCGCGACAACGTTTGCGAATGGCACATGGCCTACAAAGTCATCGAAGAAAGTGTCCAGCATCAGCTAATGGCGATTGAGAGCTATATGTTGAAGCTTCCAGATACGATTAGCTGCGTCATTTGTCATAAAATGTGA